Below is a genomic region from Miscanthus floridulus cultivar M001 chromosome 1, ASM1932011v1, whole genome shotgun sequence.
ttttactctctcatctttatcaccatcttgtggcatatttgatgaagaagatggatcaatcacttatacatcatcttcaggcttgatgtctccaaccggaatgttcttcatagcctcccttaatggttcatcacctacatcatcaagattctcatgtgctccttgggagccattagattcatcaaattccacatcatatgtttcttcaaccaagccggtggcatgattaaatactctatatgctttggactttgatgagtaaccaacaagaaaaccaatatgacaacgtctttgaaacttccctaggtgttgccgctttttgtagatgtagcatttgcaaccaaacaccctaaagaaggagacgtctggcttttttctattgagcaactcataaggtgtcttgccaagaaacttttgaaggaataggtgatttgatgcatagcatgcgatgttgatagcttccgcccatagagctttgagggtgttatactcatctagcattgttcttccaagagtgatcaatgtccggttctttctctcaactacaccattttgttgaggagtatatgttgcggagacctcatgcttaatcccaacttcatcacaataggcttctatgtttgtgttgtcaaattccttcccattgtcacttttaatcttcttaagcttcacttcaaattcattttgtgctctcttggcaaacttcttgaagcaagatgcaacttcggatttatcatgaagaaagaatacccttgtgtatcttgaatagtcatcaacaatcacaagacaataaagatttcctcccaaactcttgtatgttgttggtccaaataagtccatgtgaaggagttctagtactcttgtggttgacatgaaagcttttgttagatgagtatttgcaacttgcttgctggcttgacatgcactacaaagcttgtccttctcaaacttcacatccttcaactctctcaccaaatcattctttattagcttcttgagtgagcttatcccaacatgagtaagtcttctatgccatagccacccaagtgttgttttgctGAATAgtcatgtcttcaagttagcatctttggagatgaagtccactagatataggttgttgtatctaaatcctttgaatatcacttgatcatcatccttcttagatacaacaacttccttctcggtaaacaagcattggaagccaagatcacataattatccaacagatagcaagttgaacctcaatgaagcaacatagagcacatttgagatagaatgatcatttgatattgccaccttgcctaatcctttaaccttgccctttgaattatctccaaatgtgattctttcttgtccatctacttcttcatctagtgaggtgaacatatgaggatcaccggtcatatgttgtgtgcaaccactattaataacccaatgacttccaccggtcttgtagttcacctacacataagagatcaagctttaggaacccaaacttgttgagggcccttcaccttctcaacaagtgactttgcaacccaaattttctttggcctattcttatttggaggtcctaagaacatgactttcatctttccactagaatcttttctaagcatgtaatgagcattgaaggcaaaaggtctagcatgcttgagcAAGGGTTGTGgtagtggagtttggcactcatgggcaaactggccttcttatccacactcaaaacatctctttggctttggctttgacttgtgttgttgagcttgagccttcttctcttggtttgccaaatatctaatgccacttctatccatcttcatgacagtgttcattagtagctcactttgaagatgcttgcctcttgtgaacttgctcaatccaatcttgagatgctctttctccaacttgagcttcttgttttcttccttgagagcatcattatttttctcttccttgagcttcttgttctcttctttgagcttctcattctcaagagtcaaatcactatcatgatcaagagtttctagcacaatagtgttgtggcttttgatctcttcaagatctttcttgagcttttcattgtcattcttgagcttgacaaactcatcataatcgttggcctcaaccacttgcttgcccttgttactagaactttgctcaatgctctcaatgatcaaatcatcacatgatgtagctatatcaatcttaataacattgttagtagcatcatgtggcttattggatagaaattcttgagcaatgacaagattatcataattaatcttaaaagtagtatattcttcttttagcttgttgtggctagtgatgagctcattgtatatcctctcaagtttatcatgtttatctttaagctctttcttagaagatttgagctccttgagtttggatgatatagcatcatttgcttttctaagctcaacactagcctttttgtctacatcacatttagctaaaagagaatcattcttagcttctagtttttcatttttagctctactctttctaatgatcttagtgtattgatttagtaatttaacaagatcatcataagaaggtgattcatattcaccatcatcactatcgctatcatcattgctagcatgttcatcaccactactatcatcatttgataccttgcgatcacccttggccataaggcataggtgtgtagaggatgatggtggtggtggtggtgaagatgatgaagagtcaataacaatggcggccaccttctcgttgtcactatcatcatcggatgagccactagatgaatcaatgtccgtgagccaatcaccgatgatgtatgcctttccacttttcttcttcttgtggaagtccttcttgccatctctcttcttgtatggcttgtttttcttcttgtcatcttcttcttcattgcttgagtcatctttcttgcccttgtacttgtacttgttcttgtacttgtctttcttgggctttgtgcattgatgtgctagatgaccaagttctccacaattatagaaatccatctccgagattagcttccttctagagcttgtgaagaacttcttcttcccatcgaacttgatgccactcttgttgagcttctttagcatcttggcggttcttttcaccatgagaccaaggcttgcatcatcaacttcatcatcacttgagctctcatactcaagccttgctttgcccttctcttggctagctttgaatgctaagtcattttctttcttcttagtggaggatgagccatcttgtggtgtgatgtgcatatacatctcatgagcattgatctttcccaagatttgtgtcggtgtagcggtggaaagatcaccttgatgaagcacggtcacaatatgcccatatttatcaatgggaaggacacttaagatctttcttacaatatcggatggttgcatttgagtgagtccaagcccattgacttcctctacaagaacattcaagtgtgagtatatttcattagcacattctttaggaagcatctcaaaagagttaagctttttcatgacaagatgatagcattccgcatgctcactctttgttccctcatggagcgcacaaacgtctgaccatagtgcatgggcgtctttgtggttgcTCACCTAGtagaacacatctttgcaaaggtctctaaagatggtgtttcaagcctttgcattccattttttgtaattcacctcatcgccttgtaggtgtgtagcatcccgaggttttggaaagccttgtgaggcggctctaagtattccaacatctagagcttctagatacgcctccatgcagattttctaatatgaaaaatcatccccctcaaagataggaggaggttcatccccgtgagacatctttctctaggcggttaagcctaaatacgtgagcacgaggctctgataccaattgaaaggaccaagatgcctaagaggggggtgaattgggctaattctaaatttctttgcaataattaagtcctatggttagcccaattaaccccttgtgcctagaaagtgttcctattgatctaccgcataaaagtttagtaacctatgttccaatcctactctagcatggcagttctgtgcctctgtggggtgatcggacgctccggtcagttcttcccgaactctagtgtttaagatgtgaccgaacgcgtccggtcgtgattttctctctctggaaccttactagagtcgaatGGATGCTgggactcagtgtccggtcacttcacctctcagcgtccggtcacaccagacgattttaccttgatcaaatgaactgaccggactctgcgccagcgcccGGTCACCCTGGAGCCAGTGTCCGGttgtatttgaccctccattcacttccaactcttgatcatatgtgaataaagtttgctccaatggatctaagggctttttaggagctacctagtgctagatttagcaagtgtgcaccacacctaactcactagactcacctaggtcaagctacccgtccataccccccttaatagtatggccaaagaaaaaataaagtcctaaactactctaagtgtctcttccactccaatcgacacttagaactagtccattcttaaccttgttgtccatcctttgaaaaccgaaacgatttccatcgtaggggcatgaccacaatgatagcccaatcgatctccattaccatgacctaacttaattgtctctgcaaaacacacgttagtcatagtaatcacttattgtcattaatcatcgaaacccaactaggggcctagatgctttcaatctacATTGTCACTTATGAAGTTAACAAAACCATCTCTAAACTTTGGGATGGGCGGACCCCAAAGCTGACTTTTAGGAGGTCTTTCTCCCCTAAAATGATGAATCTCTGGTTTGATTTAGAAGCTATAGTGGAATCTATTTCCTTTCATGAAGAATGTGATACCGTGTGTTGGGAATATGAATCTAGAGGTTCTTACTCTGTCCAATCTTGCTATGCCATAGTTTCCTATAGAGGCATTATATACCCCTGTGTACACTTCCTGTGTGGAAGATCTGTATACCTCCTAGGGTGCGCATTTTTCTTTGGCTCGTAGGTAATAATCGTCTTCTAACTAGAGACAATTTAGCAAAGAGAAGATTGGTAAATGACATTTCTTCTTTGTTTTGTTCTGAAGTGGAAATAATACATCATATCTTCTTTGATTGCTGTGTAGCCTCTAATATTTGGAAAGTTATATCTCATGTTTGAACTGTGATATTGGAGCAAACTATGAATCTGTGGTAAAATGGTGGATTTGTGGCAAGAAACATTTCCTTAGAAATGTTTTTGTGCAACCTTGCTTTGGGTCTTATGGAAAAATCAAAGTACTTTATATTTTTAGGGAGAATATTGGAGGGCTCCTTAGGTTGGTGCTTTCAGCTACAACAAGAACACTAAGAAGATGGCACCCCCCTCTTCAAGCAACATGAACGGGAAGAGCTAGAATTGCACATTAGTGTACTGGAGTCAAGAACAAGAGAACTATTGAGGATAACCTGGGATGTGTCACAATGCGTAACAAGCTCAATGGGGACTAAATACCTAACACCATACCGAGCTGCACTTCCAGTAGGTGCAGCAAGATCTGATGTGAGGGGCTTAAACCTTTCTTTATAATATAACTTTTCAGGTGGTTAGTAGTTTAGATTTGGACTCCTTTGGCAGGCGCCCTCGAATTCGCTGTATTGAATCTTGTTTGGGCTTCATTTCGCGAGGAATAAAGACGGGGAAAACTATTCACTAAGAATAtatggagaaactctataagagAACATTTTATGGCGAATATATGTTTAGGGTATCGATGAACCTTCAGTTAGGGCATCTGCTGTGAGCTACCGCTACCGGCCCAACAGGCCTGCCTGCTCTCTACGTCTCCTCATCTCTTTCAAAAATATCTCCCCACTCTGTTCGCTTATCGCATGCTTTCACCACACCGTGCGGCCATCCGCTCGCCCCAATCCGCATCGCCGCCGCAGCCATCTCCTCGCGCGTGGCCCTATCCTATGCCGTGTCGTGCCACTCTTCTACACGGCCTTAGCCATCTCCCCACGCACACACCCATCATGGGTCACGCCGCCCACTCTACCTCGCCGCCCCACTCTGCCTCGCCACCGCGACCATCCACCGCCGTGCCCCACTCCGCGCTCGCCTGTCACGGCCATGGcgtgcaccacaccaccaccaccctgaCGCCACTAGGTGAAGGTCATCGCCGGCCGGGACATCGTCTCCCGCGGTTTGCCAAAGACACCACGACAGGAAGAAGCGCATGTTGtaagcgtatgttttaagtgttttagatgttttagaggtatgttgcaagtgtttcataaggatgttgcaaaagtagatcgggatgtcacacatgttgcaatggttatacacgtatgttgcaagcgtttgttcgaaatgtttcatttgtttttgaaacgtatgttgaaagtgttttatctagatgttgcatatgtttcacacagatgttgcaaacattgttcgaaatgtttcatccatttcaaacgcatgttgcaaatgttttatctatatgttgcatatgtttcatataGATGTTGTACGAGTTtgttccaaatattttatctgttttcagacgtatgttgcagtaAGTTTTTTTCTTGTTTCAAGCGTTGAATGGGACCGCCAGAGTCACACGACGCACATCCGTGGGTGGGGGTGCGAGCATGATACAGAGCAGGGACAGGTGGTCCCCAAGTGCATGATACGGAGCGGGACGTAGGCGGTCTCCGTCTGCACGAGGGAAGCGGAGCAGAAACTGCAGTCCATGTGTGCAAACCGGTGGTACAGGCAGGGCGAGGCATCTGAGCGATGCGGGCGTGGGAAACGAAAAGATATATTAGTATAGTATAGAAGCTAGACCATATTTGAAACGGACGTATGAAATTAGAATATTAACTGTATATATACTAGCCAACGGCCAATAGATTATGATTATGAAGTGCTACACCATCCACCATCTTTCTTTAGCTCCAGCACCTGCTAGGAAAAGCGGTAGAATTTACTGTATTTGAGAAGGGCACGTACAATAGATTGTGATATCTCCGCAGATGTCCCGTAAGTAGTATTTTTCCTAGAAACAAAAACTTGTGCCCCATCGCTCATTAAGTCATTATGCGCAGGTGCAACTTCTACCAAGCATGATCAGTCGCTGCCATGGCTTAATTTGGGTGGAGTCGTATTAACTGTGATGCTGCCTCCCCAACAACACTGTCATTGTCTTGTCACTGTGAAAATTAAACGAGTGCAGCAAACTGAAAACGAGCGCCTCCATATATACGCACACGCGTCACGCGTCACGTTTCAGCACACATTCCCGCAGTCCGCAGACAGCCAACAAGGCAAGCTACACGAGAGATCTCGGCACACGCCAGCTAGTAGCAGCTGGTAATGGCGGCGCAGGAGAAGGCGAAGGCGGCGGCGACACGGCGTCGGAGGAGGGGCCACCCACTGCTGCGGGGGTGCAGGCGCGAGAGGTACACGCACGGGCTGCACCCGGCGCAGTGGCGCGCTCATTCCGTCCCTGCCGGTGACGGCGGAACGGCTCCACGGCGacagcgacggcggcggccgcAAGGATCTCCAGCGGTTCTACCTCGCCTCTGCGGCCGACGGTACCATCCCCGAAGAGGTGAGCCACTAGATCACATCGATTGGCGCCGATCGAATCGCCGATGATCCATGCGTGGCTGCGTTGTGGTCCCTTCATCTATCTTTCATTTGCAAATCATTTGTCGAACCCTCCACGAGAGAGGGAGACCACGTGGCCTCTTGTCGTATCGTACCCTGCCCTTTTGTCGTCGCTCCCCGCAGTCGCCATGGCCTTGGGGACCTGTTTGGTTGCTTATTTATTTCTTTGCTTTTTGATGACGAAATTAATCAAAGGTCGCGGAGCTGGTCGCTCGATGCGTTTGGGAGGCGGTGGTGCTGGTGAACGTCGTGCTCTGGATCCTGAGCGCCAAGGTGGGCACGTTGGCTCTCTGTGGGCGACTCTGCATCTCCGGCAAGTTCCCCTACGTCCGCAAGTTCGCGGACATGCCAGTGGAGCGGCGAGAGCAAGCGATGACGCGGTGGAACAAGGCGCGGTGGTGGTTCCCCCTCAAAATCACCTTCGTCGTCATCAAGATCCTCTCGCACCACGCGTTCTACGCGACGGTATGTTCAGCTTTGCTTGGTCCCATGCATTTTCTGCCTTGTATGTAATGCTTGAGAAGGTTTGTTTGCAACAGAGGAACACGTGAATGAAAATAATAAAAGGGCCAGATACGGTGCCCTCTCTCTGCCTTCTAGCTTGGATTCTACGTAGCAATTTTATTCTGGGAATCTCAGTACAACTGTACAAGACGCAGACGCTTGGACGCACACTAATCCTTAcaaacacatgcacatatatttaCCCTTTGAACACAGCCAGAATACTGACCTGACAGATCTTGAGAGGCATGTCGTTGTCAACGATACTGTATAATATCATAGTAGTATTTACATTAGTGTCCCTCTGTTTCCTCTAGTATTTTTTTCAACAAATAATAATCAACAGAGTAAACAGatgattattattttttataacaAATTTACTTGGCGGTTAGAATATTTTTCTAATTTACTTGGCGCTTGAAATATTTTCTTGTCGCTTTGGAAAATTAAGTGTGGTCCTAGTTTCCTTGGCAGCTAGCCTCTAAGAAAATCATCCTTGAGTGTCAAAACCGCGAAGGAAATCAATTTCCCTTATCCTCTATCCTTGACGTAATTTGCTTGACGGTTTATAGTCAAGTATTATCTCCTTGGAGATTTAGACATTTACCTTGGCGACTTTTGGCACTCAAGGTAATTCAGGATTCTAGTAGTGTTTGAGCTAAGATGACTGTAAAGCCCTTGGAGGTTCCAAATAGTTAGAAGGACACCCTCAGCACTTGAGTCAATTTGCTAGCTCATATCaagtttaaaaaaataaaatagaagaGCCTAACATATTGGTATAGAAAAACGTATAAGCataaacacatgaaacatagaaAAATGTTCCAACTTACCTCTTTATGAAGAGTTACCTAGTTGCTTTTTGTCATTTTTCTCTTTTTCACCGAATAACATATGCTATGAGCTAGCTATTTTAACTACTGTAGGAGCTGTCTTAAGGTGCATGTCAACCCGGAACAAaaatctactccctccatcccaaattgtaagacgtttgacttttttggccccaagtttgaccactcgtcttattcaaaatttttgtataaatatagtcaaatttaagtcattcttgaagaatttTTATTAATAAACCAAACCACgacgaaagaagtgatattttacacaaatttttgaataagacgagtggtcaaacttggtgtgaaaaaagtcaaacgtcttacaatttgggatAGATTGAGTACATACGAATCATATTATCACATTAAGGGCATCCACAATGGCAAATATCAAATCGCCAGTTGGAAACAATAAACAATAGCAAAAGCATGGAAAGTTTTTACGAAGGGTAGTAGAGCTGAGAGAGAGCCTTCTAGAAATTTGTGCGAGCCTAACGAGTTCGGAGTGGTTAGCGCTTTCTTCTCTTTGCTTTCTGGCCAATCAACAGCGTGATCGGCTGGGGCTGCCTGGCTGGACTGGCTGGCCGGCCCTCTCATATGGATACTATTTATATGAACTAGCCAGGAGTACTTCTCTATCACATATATGAATcagtcaaccgaacaggctaCAGATCTTAGCTATGCTGAACGATTTATAAATCATTGGGGACACCCTAAGTACCGCCCTATAAATACACCAAAACACATTTGTAACGGCTGGTATAGATTATTTACTGTTtgtgctgaaaaatactgttcatactaaaatgttgtgagagaaaaatattgctccaactgaaaaaataagccgaataaGCCGGTTTCTTTCCCAGTCAAACACAGCTTCGTTATTGAGAACCGGAAACAGTTGGTGAAATTGAGGGATTAAATGTAGGCCAGCTCGGTGAGAGGGACGTTTGCTGACTTGTGGAGTGGCTAGAATTCATGCGACGGCACTCTACTGTCCTAGTATAAAGGAGCCTGGAAAGCTACATTCATGTTTGATACGTTGCTGCAGATCGTGCTCAGCTCCCACTTGTTTGGGTTGGTCATGCCTACACATATCCTAAGGTCTTGTTTAAATGTTATCAGATTCATCTTAATCTACCTGTGTAGAGGTTGATTAAATAAAATTTAGTTTAAATTCTACTTTAATCTATCATGGATTAATACGAATTCGACTATATCTAAACAAAGCCTAAACATACGTCTGGAATCCTAGGATTAGGAGTGTACCTTGGAATAATGGCCCAACGAACTTTGGTGGTGCATGCAAGGCCTTGAGCTTGGTGCATGCTACGGAAATGTTTGGTAGCTGGGCATTGTCCGGCAATTGCCTGACGGCCACACAAGAGACAAGCTATTCCGTCTGTTTGCTTGTTGATTTTTGACTGATAAATCCGACTGATGttggtttattgtgagaaaaaaatattattggctgactgataagtccTGGCGGAAACCAATAAACGAATAGACTAATTGTTTGTGTTTGCCTGTTGTCACACAGGACAAATCCAACTATTTACCCTAGTACTACCATAGTTGTGCCCCTTTTACTACAATAAGAATTATTGTGTCATTTAAAATATAACTGTTATTTACAACTGAACACAGTAACAACCCGTGTGCTGTGGATTTATCAAAGAATACTTGTTATAACATGTACTATTTGACTGCAAAGAAGTCAGTGACAGGAGGCATCAGCAGAAGTTTTCAGATATATTTGATTTACTAAATACTGAATTAATTAAAATAATAGCGTGCCTCTCGTAGGTGCTATTAATTTCAAGCCAAGCAAGGACCTATCGCCTTTCATAGAAACACTTTTTACCTCGCACGTCATGCAAGCGTCCATGGCTTAACAAATTCTTGAGCATTCATTTCCCCCCGTGCACGATCCTCTGGCAGCTTAATATGGAGATCCATCTTTGCAAcgagcatgtctacctccttgacaGTGTGCATTCCTTGCTTGTGAGATTCACTACTATAAAAAAAGGTTCGTAGCAACGGCTCATTTTTTAGGAGCGGCTGGGGATCAAGCCACCCTACGTTGGGCGTACTCAggacccacgagaccagccgcccctataaatagcatagtagggacggctggtgatacgGGTCGTCTCTAtaaatgggtcgatttgtaggagcggctcactcaccagtcgTCTCCGGTGctgtgatttgtaggggcggctcaatcaccagccgcctctataaatgccCCACGTATAAAACCCTAcagccccttcttcctcctcgggtcactcacttcaacccATGAAAAAAGGTAGGAGGCCTTAGGCATCTCCtaaaaattactctactaagggtgaaaggttttgatctcaaatcctttggtggagatgttgtagaaggtaaaaataatattccacacttttttaaagttttaatggttggttagtgagtaattagagttttatttttctctctcttctatggtgcttgagctacttataaaACAAATTAGACCTAaattttgaatgtactagggtaaattaggtaggggaacaagatcatacccttatttggttcatgtttcttgattttagtgaacaattagttagttttatggacgtttcatgtgcatgtagatctagatctggatctagggtttggttttttttattaattttgtttttgtaaatttatgtttgatgaaattggactagggtttgcacgaaagatattggataaaatattaattgttgctaattattgtctttgaaattatttattgtaatcaacaaatatgtattttaattatttatggataaataggccattaattaaattttctctaccatggtatatttgtatgcttcatataattatatttgatttatattcatatatatctgaagtatatacaattattctcaagtaattattaatttgattcatttttatatatatctaaataagtagtcctttaatgtttgttttgttgttgttgtaaaagatggagtacaggaactcttggatgtatggttcgttaaggttcaaggcaggttttcgtgaaaagatggataaatttattgaagccgcagagaagcattcAACGACGTTGACacagaataaggatacaattatttgtccctgtaaagatcgcaagaaccgtatggcatgaacAGATGttactatcatcagatcacatttgattatacgaggatttgttgaggactacacagtgtggattcatcatggtgaaacggttattgttaacgatgaggatgaggaggaatacgacgacgaaaccctagaatccttgtcccaatattcagtagagcttgatgcacgaatggatcccgagtttggcaatgaacaaggtggtgatgctagtggttgggatggtaacgatgaaggtggtgccaataatgatggtggagcacgcaTCGGGGATAAAGATAATTTGGAGGATATGATTCAAGCCCTTAGACcaaagattttactaaagagcccgaaaggtctagaaaatttttgAAAGGGTGAACAAAGCATcgaaggaggttgtgtatggtgttgaaaagagtTGTCCGACATactggacattgctacgttttgtgcttgagctactcatcctaaaggctaagtatgaCTGgccagactgtagtttcaatgatctattgcgtctcctgtcatgggtgctgccacaaccaaactcagttcccgccaacacataccaagcgaagaaggtcataagtccattgataatggaggttgaaaaaatccatgcatgctccAACCACTATATCCTTTTTCGTGGTAAAatattcaagtcactagataaatgtctcaGGTGTGggaccagccggtacaagaacaatgacctttataatggggatgaagcctccatagggaaaaagagaaataaaaagggtacaaaaaagatggtacaagaatctcagcccctagaggacactccattaggcaacaatgcaaagcagagaagaattcctaccttggtaatgtggtacctgccagtgaccgaccgcttaagacgtatcttcctaaaccctaaagaatccatactcatgacatggtgggatgatgagcgcaaggtggatgatgataagattgcacacccggttgattgtagtcagtggcaaaggtttgatgagaagcacaaagaattcagcgatgacccaaggaatgtacggtttggcttgagcaccgatggaatgaatcccttcaatgagaggatgagcgaccatagcacatggccagtgatcttgaccatgtacaacatcccaatgtggttgtgt
It encodes:
- the LOC136458841 gene encoding long-chain-alcohol oxidase FAO2-like translates to MRRRRRRRRRHGVGGGATHCCGGAGARGTRTGCTRRSGALIPSLPVTAERLHGDSDGGGRKDLQRFYLASAADGTIPEEVAELVARCVWEAVVLVNVVLWILSAKVGTLALCGRLCISGKFPYVRKFADMPVERREQAMTRWNKARWWFPLKITFVVIKILSHHAFYATMEYRNSWMYGSLRFKAGFREKMDKFIEAAEKHSTTLTQNKDTIICPCKDRKNRMA